The DNA window CATtgtttgatcttcatcatcgatcttcacatcaatattttcaagatcaagaatcagcttgttgaacatattcaACTGCTCtgccaacactttgtctttaatcatcttgaatgaatacaaagcttactTCAGGTAGAGTCGGTTTACTagtgatttggtcatgtacaaacattcaagtttcacccataaccctgatgtcgtcgtctcctttgatacctgtagaagaaccttatcaccaaggctcaacggAATTGTGTTGTGGGCTTTCTCGATCATGGTCATCATTTATTTTTCCGTTAACGCAGCGTCCATAGCTACCGCTCCCTTCAACGCTCCAAACAACCCTACTGGACTAGTAGGGCTtacatcttcaagcgccacagaccgaaatcgttcactctggtgaaattttcaatctcatacttagTTGAaatcatcttctccatgctcaccacaCCAATTTGTTATGAAAACGATGCCAAGAACAgagtataatagggaacacaatGGGAAGCAAAAAAGAACAATAAAGGTtgattataactgttattctttactttctctttgaaacaagattataagtgttacaagaataacaaataactctctcaccctaaattaggatttgttgtaTGCAATAATGAGAgattagtatgctatttataataaacttaacatactaaactaactaacatactaaactaatggacttttcacaaatacccattacaagctaacttagggtacaagttaacttaaacaattggacataacaaacagactcaattcgaaatactaacaatcCTAGCATTTCGATACCCACATATTGGAACAAACTTCGATTACAGTATGTAGATCTTCGACAGCAGCATGCGAACAAGCTTCGACCTTATGCATATTCTCTGTCGAACCAGAGGCTACCCTTCGACATAAtagaattcaattcaattctcacaTTATCTTTTAAAGATAGTATGTGCTTGATCTTTTGCAATAAACAAGAAAGCTTGGATGTAAAGTTAGAAGAAAAGTGGCAAAGTTGACAAGGGTCGGTGTCAGCGCAGAGTTAATCTTTTACAAGGCTGAATTTAGCATATGCAATCAATGTGGTGGGTAAATTAATACATAATTCGATGGTGAGACATTTTTGCAAGCTCTAGAGATTATGTTCTATCATATCTCAAAGCAACTTTTAGGAGAAGACTCTTGTTTAAAAAAGGTGGAACTCTAAGTATGAAGGTCTAAATTAGTGTTTATTATGCAAGTTCAGAATTACCTCATGCTATTCTACCTTCTTGTATGGAAATCTTGTTGCTTTGAAAAGTAAGAAGTAAAGTCTAGTTATTTGATCATGTGCTAAAGCAGAATAGAGATATGTCACTACAAAGTTGTGAACTATTTTTGATGAGACAAATGTTATATTATTTAAACATACGCACCTTATTCTATCAACTCATAGATGTTTTTTGTGTAATCAAGATGGAATTAATAAGAGAACTATGGGTTCTCAAAACCAAGAAACACGAGAAGTCGGTATAAAAACCCCGactacaaaaagaaaataaaattacacGCCAATTTGAACCTATGAAAGATAAAACGAGGGATCTTTGTTTGTTAAACTCATAGAAGCTACAAATGGGATGAGTAATTTTGCCTATAATGGACCATTttcaaatcaaagatttgataTTCCACACCGTATTATCCATATTATCAACTCATAGATGTATTAACAAAATGTTTTACCAATAGAACTATTCaatcttattttaaaaaactgtCGATATCTCTTCACTAATTTGAGAATGAGTAAGATTAAAATGTAAATAATTACATTTGTATTATTTACATTTAttaatgatatttatattaataatgtaAATATTTTACTTTATTCATATGAAGGTTATTAAATTTAGATTTATCCAACAAGTTAATGTTAATATTGTAAAAACAAGATGATGTTGCACTATAGAAACACCACATGAACAAATGTTCAAGTTGTAGTAACACAAGAAACAAATGGAAGCAAAAGAAGCCACATGTCATTTCTTCTATCTCCCTTTCAATGGTTACCGAAAAACTTGCAATGGCCAATCACTCACACTTTACATTTACCTGCCACTTCTTATCGCTCTCCCGTTTTATCTCTCCTACCTATTTGCTTCTCTTCCTTTTTCTCCAATTCATTCATTATTCTTCACCCCTTTTTGCCATCACCATGTGTTTTCTTCACCATCTCCAAACCAATACCTACACTCTTCTCAATATTTCTCACatgcaaaaatatatataaattatcatATGCCATGATGTCACTCACGTTCTTTGCATGGCCTAAATTCTACCTTTTTTCTCAGATCAAGTGAATACCATGTTTTGTATAATAGCTATTTCTTGCTGTGCAATCTTCTAGTGTGTACTTGTTtgaagaaattattattattattttttgtgaaaTTGGAGTATTATGTAATGGAACAAAAATGGCACCAGGGAATTATTGCAGCTCTCAGTTAGTAGCTATATTAAAAGGTGGTGAGTGTTCCATGGAGGATCAAAATGATGATACTTTGGGGAATTTGAATCAGAATATTGTTGGCAAACCTCCAAGGGATCATTCTGTTAGTATGCGTCATTGCACCAGCTCTTCATGGTTGGCTGATTCGGTTAGTATATCATAACCATCAAATATTTCTTTTACTATTTCACGAATCAAAGCGACAAAGGCCTAATACCGGTGTATCTCCAAACCTtaccaattttatttatattttgttaatTGAGTTGATTAACAACTATGGTATATTTTGGTTATATAGGAATCAAATATTAATAGTGTTAGCATTAAACCAAACACAGAAGATAAATCAGAGTTTCCTCTTATATTAAGATCTGGAAGTTGTTCTGAGAAAGGACCAAAGCAATACATGGAGGATGAATTTGTATGTGTTGATATTCTTCTTGAATTTAAATGTGTTGCTCAACAACTAGATCTTCCATCTCCATCAGCATTTTATGGGGTATGTATATTTCTTCCTAAGTTGAGTTATTTGCATGCATTTAATAAACTCATGGAGATTGTGTAATATTGATTACTATGTAGGTATTTGATGGACATGGTGGTATTGATGCAGCATCATTTATCAAAAAGAACATGTTTAACTTTATAATTGAAGATTCTCAATTCCAATCTAGCACTAAGAAAGCTGTTAAGAATGCATTTGTGAAAGCTGATCATGCATTTAGAGATGCCAGTACACTTGATAGTTCTTCAGGAACCACAGCTCTAATAGCTCTTGTCTTGGGAAGGTAAGGCCAATGACCTAACCACCATCTAGAGTCTGTCTTAAGTTTTTGGAGACCTTGTGCGATACCCTGCCTTGCACACCCTCAAATATGGGTCTGACACCAATTATTTATCTACATTTAATTAAGCTATAAAAATTGGCTAACTTCTTATGTTGCAGGGTCGTGCTGATTGGGAATGCAGGAGATTCACGCGCGGTGTTAGGGAAACGCGGCCGAGCGGTTGAACTTTCAAAAGACCATAAACCAAATTGCACATCTGAAAGATTAAGAATTGAAAAACTAGGTGGTGTTATCTATGATGGATACCTAAATGGACAACTATCAGTGGCACGTGCACTAGGAGATTGGCATATAAAAGGTTCAAAAGGTTCAAAAAGTCCATTAAGCTGTGAGCCAGAGTTAGAGGAAATAGTCCTAACAGAAGAAGATGAGTTTTTGATATTAGGGTGTGATGGATTATGGGATGTTATGAGTAGTCAATGTGCTGTTACAATGGTTAGGAAGGAACTTGTGCAACATAATGATCCTGACATATGTGCTAAGGTACTTGTTACTGAGGCACTTCAAAGAAATAGTTGTGATAATCTAACGGTTGTTGTGGTTTGTTTCTCAGAGGATCCACCTTCTAAAATTGAAATTCCTAGATCACATAGGAGAAGGAGTATTTCTGCTGAAGGTCTTGATCTTCTCAAAGGTGTTTTGAATGGTAGATGAATGGATAAGATTTTAATTATTAGAGATTTGTACAGATTGAGTTGTTGAGTGCTCATACTAGAGATATATGGATCATCAATAAGTCTCTTTTAGCCAAGTGATGAATTGAACAATAGATGACATAATTTGATTGTTGATTCATTCAATTTTGGGTTAGGAGAATTAAGAAGTaaattagttaattttttttttttttaatgtttttcactTCTTATTAGGTtgtctttcatttttttatttttgagtttattaTTGTATATTTGTAAGGAACATTcaattttgttttatgattatgtcTTAAAAGATaactttactttttttttatagatGTGTCTAGTCACCATTTAAGCGTCATTATTACTCTTTCTTATCTTAACTATTTATATCAATCGGCAACTCGCTATTGTTTTTTCTTCAAGTAAGGGAACCAAATCCCAAATATCTGCAAACAACCATCTCATATACCATAGCATGCATAACATTCTAGATTGTTTTTAAGTATTATTGACTATCCTTACATATCAACATAAGTCATTTCTACGTAATTTGCGCTCACTCatatacttttttaaaaaatgtatcaaaatacCACTCTTCCCAAGTGTGATTCATGTGAAACTTGCTTAATTAACaatgaaaagaagatgcatcttgttagtATAGCTACTATAAATTATTTCTCATAAGACTTCTTTTAACCATGTATATTCATACATGCACAAcctcaaatattttatattcatatgTGAATTTGATTAGTTTATTTAATGTCATTTCACCTAGAAGCATTCAAGATCATGTTGAGTCACACCATGTGTTTTGAAAACTGAAATAACAAGTCACTACACTAATATCTGCAGGGAGGTTGGTATCAGTTTATTTATGGTCATTACACTAATATCTGCAGGGAGGTTGGTATCAgtttgtttctttgtttttttatctCATTAGTATTGTCTTAGATTGATAAATAATTTGTTATGGCCAGCTACTCATTATTTAAATTCAGATATAATTGTTATGTACATATTATCCGTTTTATTATGTGTGGCAGATAGTATAGAAATTCACAGGAAGTTATGGAGAACAATAACCTGCATATCTCTGGAAAAAAAGCAAGGGCACGACGATCGCTTATTATGAAAGAAAACTGTTCAAAACGTCAAAGACAGAATTGCAACCAACCTGATTCAATCAATGATACGTTCTATTCTCCTAATTGCTTCACAATGAGACAACCTTTGTCTGAAATCACTCCCTCGGCTCAGAATCAAAAGACTATCGCACAGATTGTCGAAGAAGGGATTATGCTGAGTGCGCGTATGCAGAATTCTGAACCGAGTATAACCAGACATGTGTTTCGAAATAACATGAAGTCATCCCATTTAGATTCCTTGGGAACAAATTTAATGTCTAAGTTTTCTACTGATTGTACAAATGAGAATGGTCATCCAACTACAATTGAGAATGCCCAACATGGGGTGATTTTTTCAACCAACCAATTCTATGATCCTGGAAGTTCTTCCAAGAATCCCATGTAAGGTTCATTTGACCAAATATGCATGCCTGTAGAATGTAACTAATTAGAGTTTATTTAACTTTTATTGACTTTCATATTATGTCAAATTTTATAACAGAAATACCGAAAAGAAAAAACCTATTTGTGGCAGGCCTAAGAAGCAGCTGGGAGTACCAAGTCTTGCCATGAATTTGAATAGTAATCCCCCTAATGAAGCTGTCAACATATCTGTAGCACAACAGCCAACGAGGTACAAGTTCTTAGTTTCATATATGCTCTGTCTTCAATGTTgatgataattataatattttttgaataactCACGACCTTAATGATTATGCATGTGTTCAACCATTTCCATGCATGAATATGACCAACTAGCAGTGTTAGCAGTAGAAAAAACAACCGTCGTCAACAAATGCCAATGAAACAGCCACATCATGTATCTGATCGAGCATCACCTGTGTCACCCCCAAAGGCATAACACCTGAAATAAAAGAGCCAGCATGTCCTGTTTTTACCCCTGTAGTCAACTTAGATTTCAACAGCGACTCGGACGAAGATAGCGATTACGACCCTTTTGCAAGTGAGTCAATTGCAAACTCATTAGTTCTGTGTTCAATATTCCCACCTTATTTACGGTTTTATATAAGAAATATATAAGAAACATGttcatatattttatattacACTTTTTCATCCATTGATAGCTTA is part of the Vicia villosa cultivar HV-30 ecotype Madison, WI linkage group LG2, Vvil1.0, whole genome shotgun sequence genome and encodes:
- the LOC131646716 gene encoding probable protein phosphatase 2C 47; the protein is MAPGNYCSSQLVAILKGGECSMEDQNDDTLGNLNQNIVGKPPRDHSVSMRHCTSSSWLADSESNINSVSIKPNTEDKSEFPLILRSGSCSEKGPKQYMEDEFVCVDILLEFKCVAQQLDLPSPSAFYGVFDGHGGIDAASFIKKNMFNFIIEDSQFQSSTKKAVKNAFVKADHAFRDASTLDSSSGTTALIALVLGRVVLIGNAGDSRAVLGKRGRAVELSKDHKPNCTSERLRIEKLGGVIYDGYLNGQLSVARALGDWHIKGSKGSKSPLSCEPELEEIVLTEEDEFLILGCDGLWDVMSSQCAVTMVRKELVQHNDPDICAKVLVTEALQRNSCDNLTVVVVCFSEDPPSKIEIPRSHRRRSISAEGLDLLKGVLNGR